One Equus quagga isolate Etosha38 chromosome 5, UCLA_HA_Equagga_1.0, whole genome shotgun sequence genomic window carries:
- the LOC124240207 gene encoding fumarylacetoacetate hydrolase domain-containing protein 2A → MLVSGGRRLLTVLQAQRWPFQQSRDMRLVQFQAPHLMGPHLGLESQAGGGVINLNAFDPTLPKTMIEFLEQGEATLSVARRALAAQLPVLPRSEVTFLAPVTRPDKVVCVGMNYVDHCKEQNVPVPKEPIIFSKFASSIVGPYDEVVLPPESQEVDWEVELAVVIGKKGKHIKATDAMAHVAGFTVAHDVSARDWQMKRNGKQWLLGKTFDTFCPLGPALVTKDGVADPHNLKICCRVNGEVVQSSNTNQMVFKTEELIAWVSQFVTLYPGDVILTGTPPGVGVFRKPPVFLKKGDEVQCEIEELGVIINKVV, encoded by the exons ATGCTGGTCTCTGGTGGAAGGAGATTGCTCACCGTTCTGCAGGCTCAGAGGTGGCCCTTTCAACAGTCCAGAGACATGAGACTGGTGCAGTTCCAGGCACCCCACCTGATGGGACCTCACCTGGGACTGGAGTCACAGGCTGGTGGCGGGGTCATCAACCTCAATGCCTTTGACCCCACACTGCCCAAGACGATGATAGAGTtcctggagcagggagaggccaCGCTCTCAGTGGCGAGAAG AGCCCTGGCTGCCCAATTACCAGTCCTACCACGGTCAGAGGTGACTTTCCTGGCCCCAGTCACGCGGCCAGACAAGGTGGTGTGTGTTGGCATGAATTATGTGGACCACTGCAAAGAACAGAACGTGCCCGTGCCCAAGGAGCCCATCATCTTCAGCAAGTTTGCCAGCTCCATTGTGGGGCCCTACGATGAGGTCGTCCTCCCACCCGAGAGCCAG GAGGTGGACTGGGAGGTGGAGCTGGCCGTGGTCATTGGAAAGAAAGGCAAGCACATCAAG GCCACAGATGCCATGGCTCATGTGGCCGGCTTCACTGTGGCACATGACGTGAGTGCTCGTGACTGGCAAATGAAACGCAATGGAAAGCAGTGGCTCCTAGGAAAAACCTTTGACACCTTCTGTCCCCTGGGCCCTGCCTTGGTGACCAAGGACGGTGTAGCAG ATCCACACAACTTAAAGATCTGCTGCCGAGTGAACGGGGAGGTGGTCCAGAGCAGCAACACCAACCAGATGGTGTTTAAGACAGAAGAGCTGATAGCCTGGGTCTCCCA GTTCGTCACTCTCTACCCAGGGGACGTCATCCTGACGGGGACTCCCCCAGGTGTTGGTGTATTTAGGAAACCTCCTGTCTTTCTCAAG AAAGGCGATGAAGTCCAGTGTGAGATTGAAGAACTAGGCGTCATCATCAACAAGGTGGTGTGA